Below is a genomic region from Pseudochaenichthys georgianus chromosome 13, fPseGeo1.2, whole genome shotgun sequence.
TGTTAACAGCTGACATCTTTCTTTGACTCCCTCTCACTCACATGGTTTCTCCCTTCATCTCTAACAACAGGTTACAGACATGTTTACTTGGAGGGGCTGACCGAGGCTTCCATCTTTGTGCATGTGTCAGTGCACGATGTCTATGGAAAGGTAAGTACAGTCTGTTCATTGCAGCATCCCCCCGTTAAACCTTTTTCTCAACTGAGTTAAACTGGAAAATAATACACATCCTTCCACTTAAGCTCAATCCTTTGTCTTTTTAGTGGAGCCCTCTAGTCCTGAACCCCAGCTTTACCATAATGCACTTTCTAGGATCTAACAAGGTATCCTGATGCTCTCAGGCTCTGTTTAGTGCTGCATGAAACAGCAATGCATGATGAAAAACTGCAGTTTGTGTCCTGCTGTATCTCCAATGACTTGTGTGTGACATTGATTATCTGATCCATACAGATTTTTGATAAGGTCATTTTTATGtattaattaaatcatttttgGATGTCTCATTTTCAACAAAGATGCATGCATAATCCTCAACAGCTTCCTTCATATTGTTTGTTGTTGTAACTTGAGGAGTAAGGGTGCCATCTATAGgcaatacatttaaaagcatgCAATGGTTAACATTTGCTGTGAACATTAACATTAAAGTTGTGTTCAGTCTATGTTCAAAGTGCATCTTGGTTGATAAACACTTTTATCTTTATATATTTTCCGCTTCTCGTTTATTTTTCTGGTCTGTTCCTCTTGCTCTCAGGGTCATCAGCTGCGAGGTATCCGAGGTTTGTTTAACCGCTCGTCCAAGTCTTCTGTGGATACAAACTCAGGTGGCCTTCGGAAACGCTCCATCAGTGATCACCTCCTGCGACGCACAGCAAGTGCCCCAGCAAAGGGACGAAAGAAGACAAAGATGGGGCTATCAGAGTCAGTGGCTTCAATTTCAGACCAAAAGAACGGCATGGGAGCAGAAGCAAGAGCAGAGGGCATGTCAGGGAAGGAAGGAGTTGTGGAGAAGCGTTTCAGCCAGCCACGAGTCACCCTCACCCACAGACCTATTTCCATGCCCTTAGACAGGCTTATGCAAGGGCAGTTATCCATCTGCTCCCCAGACAAGGAACTGCATGATATTGGCTCAGACTCAGGCATCGGTGGGTATTTTTCTGTCATCATCACAGTCAAAGAATTAAGAATTCTATTATTTAGtcaaatgtgtgtttcattatctaacacaaaacaacaacaacaacaacaacaacaacaacaacaacaacaacaacaacaacaacaacaactatgtCATGTCTTTATTTGCCTTGGTAACAATTATGCTGTGGTATTGAAGTAATTTCTTTAAACTGTTGAACAAAATATGTTTTCTCTTTTTGTGATTGAATGCATGTAGTTTACATGTCTTGAAGTAGCATTTAGCATTACTTATATTGCAGATTGACCaatgtaaaatgttttttttttctttttttcttttttatcctGCTACAATTATGTAAAATGCATGGACAGTAACCATGTGAACTGACATACAACAGCCTTCTCTCCACAATACCTTAACATGCCTTTTCTGTCCCATCTTCAtctgttgtgcttttctttatAGTAGAGAACTGACTAGGATAATCCTCCAGGTAATCTAAAATACCTATTGTCTGAAGGTTGCATCGTCCAAAACATACCAGTATTGCGTCCTCCCAGtgtattttgtccaaaagtggtctGAGAAGTATATTGCTGTGTCATTTGATCCCATTTGACCAAACCAATCCCTTGAGACCATCTCTTTCCTAATCTGATGTCCACAAACATGGATTTCTCCTATTTTCAAAAAACTCCACAGCCTCATTTTCCAGCTTCCCCTTCACAGTCGTACTTGGTGATCCATTTGTCTGTGTATTGCTATTGCCTTGTATTGGCTGGACTGTTAATTGTCTTCATGTAATCGTTGGTTGGCTTGGTGTTCTTCTTAAAATGATATCAGCCTATTTATACTAATCGTGTTGTTCAATTATCTGTGTTCACAGGAGGTTGCCCCTTCAACAGGCCAAGGTCTTCCTCTTTGGACCCTTTCCTAGAATCGTCATTCTCTTTTCAAACAAACATCTCTTCCCCTTCTATGACGTACatcaatataaaaaaagaatgtgGCCAATCAGAGGAGGCTTCTTATCTGGTTATTGGTGGAAGAGAAGTGAGTAAGGAAGAGGATTATGCCAATTACCAGTCTAAAGACAGTGGAGTCAATAAACTGAATAACATTTCAACAAGACAAGAGAGAAAGTGTTGTGTCTCACCTTCGTGGAACAGCCCGATGAAATCAGATAAACCAGAAACATCATCAAATAGCACAACAGGCACATCTGCTCCTTCAATCTCAGCATCCTCTTCCTCAAACCCCTCCTCTTTGCACCCTCTTTCCCCTATCAGTGGAGACTGCAATCTGAAGAGTCCCATCTCTTTGCATGACAGCACCATCTCCAGACTCATTGATGCTGTGTCCTTGGACAATGAGCAAGACACATGTGGCTCTatttctgctctgattggtcaatttgaaaTAACTGTTGAACAGAATGATTCACACACATCATCTCATGATCATACCCCTTTCCGCCAATCAAACGTCAGGCCTACCACCCCTAAAGATCTACGAGATGTAAGGTCTCCTCTGAATACAAGTACTGCATCTACTTACAGGAAACACCTAACAAGTCCCCAAAAAGTTGCTCAAAAAACTAATCATGAAATCCATTCACCACGTAAGATTTCCCAGTATGTCCTGTCCAGCCCAGAAACTGCAGAGCTAGAGGATGTATACACCATTCTGGATGAGGAAGTGCTGTTGCCTGTATCGGTGTACAACCTTCACAAACAGACGGTCCATGTCCAGGCAGACGCTGGGGAAAGCACGTCCTCAAACAGCTTGGGTTCCTCTCCAGCGAAGGTGTTCCAGGGTTCAAGGAAAGGGCACAATGTGAGCTGGGAGGATATGAACAGAAAACGAGCTGGCAGTGAACAAATGGAGGAGGCAGAGGAAAGTGTATACGAGGAAGTGTATGATCCCCCAGCACTAGCATTAGTACCAGAGAAAGAGCAGGGTACTTCTAAAAGGTACATAGGCTCCTCAGTAAACAACAAACAATTCCAGTTCCACCATGATTCAGCTGGGAATGCTTTTGCAGAAGTAGAGACAAATGTCGATGAGGATCCGTTGGACATTATGACAAGAAATGGCAGCCAACGGGAGGGACTCATAAGTCCAACCAAAAGACAGGCTATTTATGAAAACCACGAGTCCACTCCAAACTATTACCAACAAAGGCAGCCTTCGTCACACCGCTATCCTCAACAGCAGTACCCCTCACATGCATTTTCACAGTGTCCTTCCCCAATGAATCAACCATCCTATCATCACCAGAACAACTCCAAGCTTCACAGACCCATCAACTGTAGAGCCTCCAATCCTAGTCCGCTGCGTCACATCATCTTCCCAGTTTCTCAAAACAATTCTGATGCCTTTAACATCAGCAGAGACTTCAGCAGTTCCTCCAATCAACAGATGAGCTATAGTGGCAGCCAGATACCAAACCGGCCTCATCAAGATTGGCTAGGGTATAAACAAACGGAGATGGAGCAAGTAAGGCATACTTCTGAATGTCTCCCTGGCCAATCTGCCCTGTCGACAAACATTAGTAGAGACAGAGGCCTATATCTTCCTTCATCAGACTGCGATCCAGTGTACAGCCATCTGGACTATGACTGCATTACGCCCTCATCAGTGTCTTCTCAAAACACCCAGCCACACTGCCAAAGTCTACCACAATCATACACACCAACTCATTCATCGAGCCATAAGGTTTCACTTGCTACAACAAAGAATCAGTCACAGCCTGATTCCAGACATTCTCTGCATTTAGGCCATGTATCAACTCAGCCCCAGTCTGGTACAATAGACCCCAAAGCTCCTAGCCCATGTAAGTCCAAGTCCCTGGGAGACCTGACCTCTGAAGACATATCATGCAACTTCCAGAGCAAATACCACATCATTAGCCGCAGTTTTGTCACTCCAAATATGAGAAAGCAAAAGAGGGTGGGCGCCATGGGGGAAGTAACTTTCCAATCACAGTCTTGCGATCCACTCACAGAACAGCTGCGTAAACTGGTCAGTTTAGAAGTGGATGACTGTGACAGAGATAGACCCCAACCTCCTCAGTTGTGTCAGCCAGCAAAACCCCCACTGTCACAGCCACAGGCAACCAGTGTAGCTCCTGTTGTTCCTAGGGATGTAGATGATTCACCTCCTCCCCTTACCCGGCGTCTATCTTCACGGAGCCAAAGCCGAGTGCGTCACATCAATAGTCGGGCTCGCGAAAGACAGCAAGAGGCTCTAAAGCCAAGGGCAGGTGTGATGATCAATAGTACCTCCAGCATCGGTGGAGTGGTATTGAGGAATAAACCAGCCTCACATAATCCACCAGCTAACAGACACTCCACTGGTTCTTACATAGCAGGCTACCTTGGTCAGTTGGAGGACAGGGGACTTCCTGAAGGAGCCTGTACATCATTACGTTATGGAAACAGGGATCATTATGGAGATCGGTACTATACAGATgactctcttccacctggtgaTGCCAACCACTCTGCGTCAGAGCCGGAGGTGTACTTTCTGCTTCGACTGTAACTCTGACCATAACCTTAAATAAGTTTAACAATCAAGCAATGATTCTTGATAATGTTCAATACCAAAAGCCAGAAGATCTAGGaaattaatacacactgttgttTGTTCCAATGTTCACAGACCAGTAGGTTTTCATTATAACCCTCAAATAAATCTTAACCTGGGCTTTTTCTAGAGAAAGATACGGTCTGTACAATGTAAGTGAGACCTCACATGTATTCCAGGGTTGGATCTGACAGCATGAATTTCCTGTATGAAATGTCCACTATTCAATAGTGAATGGTCTTTCTAGTCTGGCAATCTATTGTCTATATTCTGCttgatgtgtgtgtacttgGGGACTTTAATTTCcttccaaatggcttcctagACTGATTGTACACATATTTGTTCTCTTAGTCCCTGTGATGTACTGTCAAAAATGTGTAAATTGACTATGAAGCAAAAAAGAGAGAGGGAATGTCTTTCTATGTATTATGTGAATGTGTAGTATAATCCAACAGCTACTTTTAATAGATGGGGTTCCTCCTTTCAAAGATAAAATGTAAGTCTTCCTTCTCTTTTTAGTGGTATTCCTTTAATTGTGTTATGTGTTAACATTTCTGTCATTGTTTTTAATCTGAGATGGGTTTTAGTTGAGAACAAACTCTAACTGTACATTTATGTTTGTGCATGTTACCTGTGAACATGTCAAGTATGACTATGCACAAATGTATACAATAGATGTTGCATCGCCCAACATTTGCACAGAAAAAGAGTTGGATAAACAGAGGACATAGGCGTGTTTgtatttgaaaaagaaaaacgattgcaaactattaaacatTTGAAGGTGAaagttgttattttattttataattgcTTTGATACAGACTGCAAATGTAAGCTCTTGTTGGTAACAGTTGTTTAATTTTATTAGAACTTGAAGAAATGAAAATACTGTGACTACAGTAACTGAGGTGAGTCTTTTTTATTGTTTCAGTGTTACGCCATCCTTTTCTCTTTGTCATTTTGCTCATCGGAGGACTGTGAGCTTTTTCTTACCAATGcaataaaacattgaaatacttgatTTCAACAAATTCCATGTTTTTTTCCTGTTTATCTGAAAAAGCTATACACAGAACATACAACTGATAATTAGCTCAAGCTCAACATGTATTGGTTGGAAGTCACAAACAGCCTCTTTCCCCATATGCCACCTTGGCACATAATGGGATGTAATTGCTCATGAAATTACTGTGTAATAGGGCTGACAAATGGCACACCTGTTGCTCTGGGTAAACAATTCCCTGTACTGGGTCTGCCAGTGTAATATTCCTGAGAAATCTAAAAGAAAAATATCCTTAGAGTTGGTTTATTCTTTCATGCTCACTTTTCAGCTCATTAAGAAAAAGGATAAGCAGCCTCCCGAAACATTTCACTTAAGGTTCATTATCCCAGTTACCTGAGGTCATTCAAAATACATCATACGGTACCATCTATAGGAAAAACACTGTACACACCTACAACACCCACAACTTGCACGCTAATCACTTGCATTTTCCACTATCACTCTAGAGATGAATAATTGTGGATTGTGTCATCAGTTTTACTTCCCTGCAAAAAGCTTTACACCTGTTATAAACACTCACATCAACACCTTACTTGAGCTAAATGGGGGTGTGGTTGTGTCTTAGTCAAGATACCATTCATTTAATATAGAAACCTTGTTATTGGAGCCTTTTACCAAACGAAACATGTTTCTGTTTATAGTGTCCTCTTTTCGCAGGTTACTGGCATGAGGCTATGATGTTACATTTGGACATGCAGATATAATGGGATCTTTCTTTTGTATCAGGAACTGTTGTCCATGAGGTatcgtttatttttaatttgtattcaaTCTATAGTCAGGGTTGATTAAGTGGCTTTGATGTGTCTTGGATTTGCACAGACTTAATGTATTGATGCATTTTCCCACATTCAGATAACAATTACCTGTATGTGTTAAATGTTCAGAACAGCTGCATCGATGTCTTGGTTCCCATGGCTTCTCACTCGGTGGCCATCCTCAGCCCTCTACCTGCTGCTTATCAGTGTAGGGGACCGACAGACAGGGCTGGAGGTCGTCCAGGCAGTACAGTGCACCCAGTGGGCAgcaacaagcagcaagagcaattTCCAGGATGGAGATATGGTTATTGGTGGACTTTTTAATCTATATTACACACCATCAGCTGTAGAGCAAGGATTTACCAAGCTGCCTCATTACAAACCTTGCACTGGGTAATACTGAATGTATGGTGGTTGTTTTTCTGCACATTGTCTGCATTTTTTTAATTGTCTGTCAACATCACAACTTTACAAATAATTTGTTTAACttttttgtttgaaaaaaaGTTATAGAATAGAACATGTTTTATCCAATTATTGATAAAACATGTTAAATGTGCATGTATCTGAGATaagcatttttttattattgtaaaAATAATTGGATATTTTTTATTGAAAAACATAATGTTggtatatattacatttttggaCATTAACAGCTTTTACAATTCTGACCATGTTCATTCAcagtttttaaaatgttgtttacaTGATTCACTATTCCTTTCTTTTCCTATGCTCTCAGTTTAGATTTAATgtctttaaaaaatacatatgctATGGTGTTTGCCTTGGAGGAAATCAATCGTAACAGCACCCTGCTACCAGGAGTAAAGCTTGGCTACCGTTTACTGGATAGCTGTTTCAATTCTCTCTGGGCTCTGCAATCCGCTCTGTCACTGATCGGAGGAGACGCACACAGCTGCAACTCAACAGCCTCTAGTTCTGCAGCTTATGATCAACCTGGAGAGAAAGCAGGTATGACTTGATATAATTTACtaagtattttttttatattttaaaaacattgtcttaaagtatttatttttgaaatgctATCAGGTGGTCAGTCTGTTCCTTTGCTTATTGGTGCTGCGTCGTCAACAACAACCCTAATTCTTTCCCGGATCCTGGGGCCTCTCTCTGTGCCACTTGTGAGTTGATTAACCTGGAGCGATGAACCTCTGATTCACTTTTGTATGCACATCAAGAGGGAGAtgttattttaaaaacattttaattgaaattaaatcagaatcagaatacctttattagtcccacagagaggaaatgtacattgttacagcagaaaagagccaaagacagcttaatgttacccaagcatgcatacaaaaagtactaaagataaaaaaaattattataataaaaaaagttacacattttacaaaaacacacaccctgtaacagttctgaggatttagcagccaggtatatattgcacagtttaaacggcacatatatatatatatatatatattgcacatattgcacatagttggtatttaacaacaagagttgttatagtctgtgttgttgtGAAAAGCAGTGTGAAATAATATGTTCCTACTTGTTTCTCTCAGATCAGCTACTTGGCAAGCTGCCCCTGTCTTAGTGACAGATACAAGTTTCCCAACGTCTTCAGAACAATCCCCAGTGATTTATACCAAGCCAGGGCCATGGCTCAACTGGCCATTCGCTTCCGCTGGACTTGGATAGGAGCCGTGGTTATAAACAATGATTATGGTAATTTGGCGATACAGGTGTGTATCTTTTTGTTATTACTGCATATTGTACTATAAATTGCCTGATAAAAACACTTCCACAGTTTTCTTACATACAGTATAGAATACAGATTACAAAACATGTATGCATTTTTCTTGTTTTGACCTTTAGACATTTCAGAAAGAGACTCAGGGGAAAGGGGTGTGTTTGGAGTTCATAGAGACTGTTGGCAGAGAAACTATTTTAATTGACGCCAGACGTGCAGCCCTCAAAATCCAAGCTTCGACTGCGAAGGTCATTCTGATCTTTTGCTGGTATACAGATGTAAAGAAAGTATTTCTGGAACTAGCAAAGATACATGTGAGCAACTGGCATGGATTTGTATATATCCCTATAACACATAGGGATAtatcactaaacaaatatattgtttgtttaaaaaaaaatgtcattggATTTTAATTTATTTCAGTTTGCTTTTACTGtaggtgacagacagacagtttcTCGCCAGTGAGGCTTGGAGCACAAGTGATGAAATTCTCAAAGATCTTGCCATCTCTAAAGTGGCCAGTGGTGTTCTTGGTGTGGCGATTCGAAGTTCAAAAATACCCGGATTTGAAAACTATCTCAGGAGTTTGCACCCAATTCGTCGTCCTGATGATGATTTCTTACGAGAATTCTGGGAAATGGAGTTTGGATGCAGTCCAGGAGCTACACAATCACAGGCAGTGCCTCTGTCTTCATATTTGTCTCCACTGAAGAAATTGAACAATCGGTTAAATGTTTCTACTTCATCTCTTTCTAACAAGTCCCTTATGAAAGCTTCACTTCCACCGTGCAGCGGCAGAGAGTCCCTGGAGGAAGTGCAGAATCACTTCACTGACACCTCCCAGCTAAGGGTGGCATATAATGTTTATCTTGCTGTTTATGCTGCAGCCCACGCCCTCCACAGCCTTCTGTCCTGCCCCAACAGAGACAGTTCAGCTGGAAGGAACTCCAGCTGCTCTTCTTCAAAACAGATCAAACCCTTTGAGGTAAACACAATTATACCCAAGTCCTCTTATCTGGCATAGCTCTTGAAAACAAAGTGAATATTATCAATACATGTTTTAATTAATCATTTTAAATGTCAACAGTGTCTTAAGCATTTTATAATTTCAGCTGTTGCAGAGTTTGAACAAAGTAAACGTCACCACACCACAAGGGGAAATGTTTTATTTCGAAGGTGCTGACATCCCAGCAAAATACGACCTTGTTAACTGGCAGAACACCCCTGAGGGGTCACTCAAACTTGTtttgattggtcgtgttgacgGGTTTGACATCAACCTTAATGAGTCAGCAATTGAGTGGAACTCAGGATCGAATCAGGTAGTTAGATCAACAAGTTTTCTCATGGCTACTAACATAGCATAAcacctggtcgaatgtacttattgtaagtcgctttggataaaagcgtcagctaaatgcaatgtaatgtaatatttgcTATTGAAATGAATGCCAGCGTTGATTTACAAGACGGCATTGAAAAACATTATTGTGCTTGTTGTTTAGGTGCCTGTGTCAGTGTGCAGTGAGAGCTGTCCACCAGGCACCAGAAAGGCAAACAGGAAAGGAAAACCTCTCTGCTGCTTTGACTGTATCCCATGTGCTGAAGGAGAGATAAGCAATGAAACTGGTGAGGGAATAACCACAAAAGACAACTTTAATTTCCCTTTTTGTGTTTTACTTTCCTTCCCTCTTTCCTTTTTCCTCTCCCAGGTTCCCTTCTTTGTGAGCGTTGTCCATCTGAGTTTTGGTCCAATGTAGAACAAACTGCCTGCATCCCTCGACAGCTGGACTTCCTTTCCTTTAATGAAACCTTAGGAATTACTCTGACTACAGCAGCTGTGTCTGGTGCAGCGGTGACAACAGCCGTgtttgttctttttctttattacCGTCAGACACCAGTGGTAAGAACCCAGAATAATAAAACAAAGATTGTTGTATTCATTTGAAATTCTTTCACATTTTTGTGTATAAAACATTAATGTATAAATCACCACCTCTTTGTCTGTAAATCTGATTCACCTCAAGGTGCGAGCCAACAATTCAGAGCTGAGCTTCCTGCTTCTCCTGTCACTGAAGCTCTGCTTCCTGTGCTCTCTGGTGTTCATTGGTCGTCCATCAGTGTGGACTTGTCGGTTCCAGCAGGCAGCATTTGGGATCAGCTTTGTACTTTGTGTCTCCTGCCTGCTGGTCAAAACTCTCGTAGTTCTTGCTGTTTTCCGCTCAGCTCGGCCTGGTGCTGGAGCCTTGATGAAGTGGTTTGGTCCAGGCCAACAGAGAGGAAGCGTCTGCCTATTTACATCCATACAGGTGcgaatatttttgtattcataaAATTATAAGCTTTCTAAACGTGTTGTAAAAAAATAACactcttttgtttttttcatatagATTATAATCTGTGCTACTTGGCTGTCCCTCAGCCCCCCTGTGCCTCAGCGTGACCTTGGTTTCCAAGGGTCAAAGGTCACCCTTGAGTGTGCCATGTCCTCAGTGGTGGGCTTCTCTCTGGTTTTGAGCTACATTGGTCTGCTGGCTTGCACCTGCCTCCTCTTGGCCTTTTTTACTCGTAAACTCCCTGACAACTTCAATGAAGCCAAACTGATCAC
It encodes:
- the LOC117456997 gene encoding extracellular calcium-sensing receptor-like, which translates into the protein MSWFPWLLTRWPSSALYLLLISVGDRQTGLEVVQAVQCTQWAATSSKSNFQDGDMVIGGLFNLYYTPSAVEQGFTKLPHYKPCTGLDLMSLKNTYAMVFALEEINRNSTLLPGVKLGYRLLDSCFNSLWALQSALSLIGGDAHSCNSTASSSAAYDQPGEKAGGQSVPLLIGAASSTTTLILSRILGPLSISYLASCPCLSDRYKFPNVFRTIPSDLYQARAMAQLAIRFRWTWIGAVVINNDYGNLAIQTFQKETQGKGVCLEFIETVGRETILIDARRAALKIQASTAKVILIFCWYTDVKKVFLELAKIHVTDRQFLASEAWSTSDEILKDLAISKVASGVLGVAIRSSKIPGFENYLRSLHPIRRPDDDFLREFWEMEFGCSPGATQSQASLMKASLPPCSGRESLEEVQNHFTDTSQLRVAYNVYLAVYAAAHALHSLLSCPNRDSSAGRNSSCSSSKQIKPFELLQSLNKVNVTTPQGEMFYFEGADIPAKYDLVNWQNTPEGSLKLVLIGRVDGFDINLNESAIEWNSGSNQVPVSVCSESCPPGTRKANRKGKPLCCFDCIPCAEGEISNETGSLLCERCPSEFWSNVEQTACIPRQLDFLSFNETLGITLTTAAVSGAAVTTAVFVLFLYYRQTPVVRANNSELSFLLLLSLKLCFLCSLVFIGRPSVWTCRFQQAAFGISFVLCVSCLLVKTLVVLAVFRSARPGAGALMKWFGPGQQRGSVCLFTSIQIIICATWLSLSPPVPQRDLGFQGSKVTLECAMSSVVGFSLVLSYIGLLACTCLLLAFFTRKLPDNFNEAKLITFSMLIFCAVWIAFVPAYISSPGKYVVAVEIFAILASSYGLLLCIFAPKCFIIILKPEKNTKKHLMAR
- the plch1 gene encoding 1-phosphatidylinositol 4,5-bisphosphate phosphodiesterase eta-1 isoform X1 encodes the protein MFQEADTDDQQGTLTYEEFSVFYKMMSLRRDLFLLMMAYSDRKDHLTTEELANLLRNEQKMTNVTPEYVAEIIDKFERSDENKQRGVIGIEGFTSFMRSPTCDIFNPLHHEVNQDMDQPLCNYFIASSHNTYLTGDQLLSHSKTDMYAWVLQSGCRCVEVDCWDGPDGEPMVQHGYTLTSKIPFKSVIATINKYAFINNQYPVILSIENHCSIQQQKKIAQYLREIFGDKLDVRDALSRDSKTLPSPQSLQGKILIKGKSLPAYLSADAEEGEVSDDDSADEIEDDFKLKSSNGNGNHQVESDIRKKLDSLLKESRIGDKEDTDSFSIRALLRATHQGLQKNLRQGSKGVLKKSQSRSLLTTLKQKRHSKSRLSCQSVDKEEDVQETGTRREAGGQFNRGGRKRKTMKLSRDLSNLVVFTNSVASQECLNQGTPGDVLSFSETRAQSLVNHRAEQFLAFNQRQLSRIYPSAYRIDSSNFNPQFYWNVGCQLVALNYQTEGRMMQLNRAKFMVNGGIGYVLKPPPMCKGSFNPFSDDPLPAYPKKQLILKIISGQQLPKPPDSMLGDRGEIIDPFVEVEIIGLPIDCCKEQTRVVDDNGFNPVWEETLSFTLHMAEVVLVRFLVWDHDPIGRDFIGQRTVAFSSLMPGYRHVYLEGLTEASIFVHVSVHDVYGKGHQLRGIRGLFNRSSKSSVDTNSGGLRKRSISDHLLRRTASAPAKGRKKTKMGLSESVASISDQKNGMGAEARAEGMSGKEGVVEKRFSQPRVTLTHRPISMPLDRLMQGQLSICSPDKELHDIGSDSGIGGCPFNRPRSSSLDPFLESSFSFQTNISSPSMTYINIKKECGQSEEASYLVIGGREVSKEEDYANYQSKDSGVNKLNNISTRQERKCCVSPSWNSPMKSDKPETSSNSTTGTSAPSISASSSSNPSSLHPLSPISGDCNLKSPISLHDSTISRLIDAVSLDNEQDTCGSISALIGQFEITVEQNDSHTSSHDHTPFRQSNVRPTTPKDLRDVRSPLNTSTASTYRKHLTSPQKVAQKTNHEIHSPRKISQYVLSSPETAELEDVYTILDEEVLLPVSVYNLHKQTVHVQADAGESTSSNSLGSSPAKVFQGSRKGHNVSWEDMNRKRAGSEQMEEAEESVYEEVYDPPALALVPEKEQGTSKRYIGSSVNNKQFQFHHDSAGNAFAEVETNVDEDPLDIMTRNGSQREGLISPTKRQAIYENHESTPNYYQQRQPSSHRYPQQQYPSHAFSQCPSPMNQPSYHHQNNSKLHRPINCRASNPSPLRHIIFPVSQNNSDAFNISRDFSSSSNQQMSYSGSQIPNRPHQDWLGYKQTEMEQVRHTSECLPGQSALSTNISRDRGLYLPSSDCDPVYSHLDYDCITPSSVSSQNTQPHCQSLPQSYTPTHSSSHKVSLATTKNQSQPDSRHSLHLGHVSTQPQSGTIDPKAPSPCKSKSLGDLTSEDISCNFQSKYHIISRSFVTPNMRKQKRVGAMGEVTFQSQSCDPLTEQLRKLVSLEVDDCDRDRPQPPQLCQPAKPPLSQPQATSVAPVVPRDVDDSPPPLTRRLSSRSQSRVRHINSRARERQQEALKPRAGVMINSTSSIGGVVLRNKPASHNPPANRHSTGSYIAGYLGQLEDRGLPEGACTSLRYGNRDHYGDRYYTDDSLPPGDANHSASEPEVYFLLRL
- the plch1 gene encoding 1-phosphatidylinositol 4,5-bisphosphate phosphodiesterase eta-1 isoform X2 — translated: MSSRLVNRKGDPQYRRHFLTDNSTFHVERCMGVMQSGTQMVKLKAGSKGLVRLFYLDDHRSCIRWRPSRKSEKAKITIDSLYKVTEGGQSDIFHRHADSSLDPTCCFTVYHGNHMESLDLVTTNAEEARTWITGLRYLMAGISDEDSLAKRQRTHDQWLKQTFEEADKNGDGFLNIEEIYQLLHKLNVNLPRRKVKQMFQEADTDDQQGTLTYEEFSVFYKMMSLRRDLFLLMMAYSDRKDHLTTEELANLLRNEQKMTNVTPEYVAEIIDKFERSDENKQRGVIGIEGFTSFMRSPTCDIFNPLHHEVNQDMDQPLCNYFIASSHNTYLTGDQLLSHSKTDMYAWVLQSGCRCVEVDCWDGPDGEPMVQHGYTLTSKIPFKSVIATINKYAFINNQYPVILSIENHCSIQQQKKIAQYLREIFGDKLDVRDALSRDSKTLPSPQSLQGKILIKGKSLPAYLSADAEEGEVSDDDSADEIEDDFKLKSSNGNGNHQVESDIRKKLDSLLKESRIGDKEDTDSFSIRALLRATHQGLQKNLRQGSKGVLKKSQSRSLLTTLKQKRHSKSRLSCQSVDKEEDVQETGTRREAGGQFNRGGRKRKTMKLSRDLSNLVVFTNSVASQECLNQGTPGDVLSFSETRAQSLVNHRAEQFLAFNQRQLSRIYPSAYRIDSSNFNPQFYWNVGCQLVALNYQTEGRMMQLNRAKFMVNGGIGYVLKPPPMCKGSFNPFSDDPLPAYPKKQLILKIISGQQLPKPPDSMLGDRGEIIDPFVEVEIIGLPIDCCKEQTRVVDDNGFNPVWEETLSFTLHMAEVVLVRFLVWDHDPIGRDFIGQRTVAFSSLMPGYRHVYLEGLTEASIFVHVSVHDVYGKWSPLVLNPSFTIMHFLGSNKGHQLRGIRGLFNRSSKSSVDTNSGGLRKRSISDHLLRRTASAPAKGRKKTKMGLSESVASISDQKNGMGAEARAEGMSGKEGVVEKRFSQPRVTLTHRPISMPLDRLMQGQLSICSPDKELHDIGSDSGIGGCPFNRPRSSSLDPFLESSFSFQTNISSPSMTYINIKKECGQSEEASYLVIGGREVSKEEDYANYQSKDSGVNKLNNISTRQERKCCVSPSWNSPMKSDKPETSSNSTTGTSAPSISASSSSNPSSLHPLSPISGDCNLKSPISLHDSTISRLIDAVSLDNEQDTCGSISALIGQFEITVEQNDSHTSSHDHTPFRQSNVRPTTPKDLRDVRSPLNTSTASTYRKHLTSPQKVAQKTNHEIHSPRKISQYVLSSPETAELEDVYTILDEEVLLPVSVYNLHKQTVHVQADAGESTSSNSLGSSPAKVFQGSRKGHNVSWEDMNRKRAGSEQMEEAEESVYEEVYDPPALALVPEKEQGTSKRYIGSSVNNKQFQFHHDSAGNAFAEVETNVDEDPLDIMTRNGSQREGLISPTKRQAIYENHESTPNYYQQRQPSSHRYPQQQYPSHAFSQCPSPMNQPSYHHQNNSKLHRPINCRASNPSPLRHIIFPVSQNNSDAFNISRDFSSSSNQQMSYSGSQIPNRPHQDWLGYKQTEMEQVRHTSECLPGQSALSTNISRDRGLYLPSSDCDPVYSHLDYDCITPSSVSSQNTQPHCQSLPQSYTPTHSSSHKVSLATTKNQSQPDSRHSLHLGHVSTQPQSGTIDPKAPSPCKSKSLGDLTSEDISCNFQSKYHIISRSFVTPNMRKQKRVGAMGEVTFQSQSCDPLTEQLRKLVSLEVDDCDRDRPQPPQLCQPAKPPLSQPQATSVAPVVPRDVDDSPPPLTRRLSSRSQSRVRHINSRARERQQEALKPRAGVMINSTSSIGGVVLRNKPASHNPPANRHSTGSYIAGYLGQLEDRGLPEGACTSLRYGNRDHYGDRYYTDDSLPPGDANHSASEPEVYFLLRL